CCTTTTTCCTGGAATGACGTCAATTGGTTGTCAGCTGACACTAACCATTCCGTAAAGTCGTAAGCTTCCTGGGCATTTTCCGTTTCGCTTGGGATAGCTAAGTACGACCCGCCCCAGTTTGCAGCAAACTCAGTCGGCAATGTGGCCACTCTCCATTTGCCAGCAGCATCCGGCGCATTTCCTTCCATCCAGCCTTTCAGCCAGCCTGCGCCCAATTCGACCGCAAACTCACCTGTGTTGACGGCGTTGGCCCATTCAGGCGTCCACATTTCAAACTTCCCTACGACACCCGCTTCGTTCAGTTCGACCGCGTAATCATAGGCTTTTTTCACATCGTTGCCTTCTTGGCCAATCAATAATTCGCCTTCGGGATTCAAGTATGTTTCTTCCGAGGCATCCAGGTAGGCTCTAAACGCCATTTCGATGCTGTCGACAAAAGGTTTCCCGGTTTCTTCCAAAACTTGCAAGCCAGCTTCTTTGAAGGCTTCAGGGGAATCGATCATCGCCGAGACTTCTGCAGGATCTGTTGGCAAGCCAGCTTCTTCAAAGACATCAGCACGGTAGTACAAAGCTTTTGGCCCGATGTCAGTCGGCAAACCGAAGAGGAAATCACCTTCTTGGTTCGCTCCGGCATTCCATTTCCAATCCAAGTATTCCGCTTGAACATCTTCTGCCCCTAGCTCATACAAGTTTTCAAAGCTTCCTTGAGCTTCTTTGAATCGATCGAACTGGTCGACTTCTAGCATCGCAATATCAGGCGCGCCGCTTCCAGCAGATAAAGAAGTAAATAGCGCATCATGGTGTTCCGCCGTTTCTGAAACTTTTACATTGATGGTGACGTTCGGGTTTTCTGCTTCATACGCTTCAGCTAGTTCTTCATAGTTCGTAGCCCCAAAAGACCAAAAATCCAGTGTCACTTCGCCATCCTCGCCAGAAGTCGACTCTTCATCACTGCATGCTGCCAGTGTTGCAGAAAGTGCCAAAGTCATTCCAAGTACAGGCCATTTTTTCATGTTCTTCATTTTATTTCCCCCTTATATGATAATCGACGTGCCTCCACTAAAATGATGATTACTGATTCGTGTTGAGCGAAAATAAAGCCTGTTCTAATTAACGAAACCGGTTTCTATAATCGCTAAAAAAAATGAATTAAACCGCTTACATTTACAATAATAACTCAATTTTTTCATTAATCAATCATTTATTTTATTAAATATGTAAACCGGTTTCGTTCATCCGGCGTGGTTACTGGTAATTATGGAATAAAAAATTTTTTACGACCCCTATATTAGCCAATAATCGAACAGCTACAAAAAAAGCGTTAGCTTTGGAAGATTCTACGTTCCCCAAATCCTAACGCTTCAACTAACCTACTCCAATTCTTCTTCCGCCAACAACTTAAATCCTTCCACGACTGTATCCTCTTCCACTTCGATCAGGATGCAGCGCCGGCCCTTGTAATTGACTTGTTTGACGTAACGTAAGTCTTCGGGGCCGATCTTAATTTCGGCGACTTTCGTGTTGATCTTAATCGATTTTGCCCCATATTTCGGCACGATGTGACTCGCTTTCATCTCGTACTTGCGGTCATCCGTCACTTGCTGGAACGCTTGCTCCACTTTCTCGGTGCTGATGTCTTTGATGCCGCTCGCTTTCAAGACGCGCTCGACTTCCTTGGAATCGAGCATTGGCGCCGGCTCGTCCTCGTCTTCTGCTTCCACTTCGAGCATGCTGTTGATCTCGTCGTAGACGCCCGCGAGCGTTCTCGAATTGACCTCATCGCCGATCACTTGCTTGACGATTTCTTCAAACACCACTTTATCATCTTCTGCGGTGGTGATTTCATCGCCATTCAGCACGTTTTCGATAAACTGGAAATCCGGCTTATTGGCTTTGGCCGCAGAATACAAGATGCGGTTGACGTCTGCCGCGTTGTTCGTGAAGCTCGGGAACAAGAAGCCGCCGACCGGCGACGACAGCTTAATGACCGGGTCCGCCATAATGTTCGACTTAAATTCCTTTTCGATAAAATCAAATACCAGCGACGATTTCGGCAGTTCGGTTTGGTTCATGCTGCTGAGGACGAAC
This is a stretch of genomic DNA from Planococcus maritimus. It encodes these proteins:
- a CDS encoding ABC transporter substrate-binding protein; the protein is MKNMKKWPVLGMTLALSATLAACSDEESTSGEDGEVTLDFWSFGATNYEELAEAYEAENPNVTINVKVSETAEHHDALFTSLSAGSGAPDIAMLEVDQFDRFKEAQGSFENLYELGAEDVQAEYLDWKWNAGANQEGDFLFGLPTDIGPKALYYRADVFEEAGLPTDPAEVSAMIDSPEAFKEAGLQVLEETGKPFVDSIEMAFRAYLDASEETYLNPEGELLIGQEGNDVKKAYDYAVELNEAGVVGKFEMWTPEWANAVNTGEFAVELGAGWLKGWMEGNAPDAAGKWRVATLPTEFAANWGGSYLAIPSETENAQEAYDFTEWLVSADNQLTSFQEKGLFPSAPAVYEMDEFTGNEDEFFGGQVTSSVFAEAAQDIDTAVFKGVKYFPVNNEVLNALKNVQNGADPEEEWDAAVKRAQDLIDRQ
- a CDS encoding DUF4317 domain-containing protein; the encoded protein is MNKKDIAEIRKQFKLETDLLKIAEIYNVYIKQETSEIFHEESRSFAMLEREQQELFLANFKKVLAGKLDIKLFEVKFQRPEEGQADHTQTLLYEGLHADDAEGWKDNMQRVALKMVEETPYDKDMVITFIRGTYFKTTKREPDETEAAMRDEVYTTPFVLSSMNQTELPKSSLVFDFIEKEFKSNIMADPVIKLSSPVGGFLFPSFTNNAADVNRILYSAAKANKPDFQFIENVLNGDEITTAEDDKVVFEEIVKQVIGDEVNSRTLAGVYDEINSMLEVEAEDEDEPAPMLDSKEVERVLKASGIKDISTEKVEQAFQQVTDDRKYEMKASHIVPKYGAKSIKINTKVAEIKIGPEDLRYVKQVNYKGRRCILIEVEEDTVVEGFKLLAEEELE